The following proteins are encoded in a genomic region of Brachypodium distachyon strain Bd21 chromosome 1, Brachypodium_distachyon_v3.0, whole genome shotgun sequence:
- the LOC100822987 gene encoding protein NUCLEAR FUSION DEFECTIVE 4, with translation MVFDAGSGGGPAKAPHPLRVILTPAFARQVAVGRWFTVFASFAILTASGATYIFGIYSKTLKSSLGYDQQTLNTISFFKDLGANLGVFSGLINEVTPPWVVLAIGAAMNLVGYLMVYLAVDGRTSRPPVWLVCLYIFVGANSQSFANTGALVTCVKNFPESRGIVLGILKGFVGLSGAVYTQLYLALYGDDAKSLILLIAWLPAAISVVFVHTIRIMPYPRRRGGQETSGDPFFCFLYISIALACYLLVMIVVQKQFTFSHGAYAIAASALLIVLFLPLCVVIKQEYKIHRERELDRANEPPPTITVAAAADDPASQVQMSGSDSKTEPQQQQIQGASSSSSCMGSWGGCVKKMFRPPARGEDYTILQALVSIDMLVLFVATICGVGGTLTAIDNMGQIGQSLGYPSKSINTFVSLISIWNYAGRVTSGFASEILLERYKVPRTLMLTGVLLLACVGHVLIALGVPHSLYAASVVIGFCFGAQWPLVFAIISEVFGLKYYSTLYNFGGMASPVGSYILNVRVAGRMYDAEADRQPGGGFAAGGRDKVCLGVECFKRSFLIITAATVFGALVSLVLVWRTWAFYKGDIYARFRDGGDRSLHDGRLPVEQRQPVPAEEESTPVKATKG, from the coding sequence ATGGTGTTCGAcgcgggcagcggcggcgggccggcgaaggcgccgcaccctctccgCGTGATCCTGACGCCGGCGTTCGCGCGGCAGGTGGCCGTGGGGCGGTGGTTCACGGTGTTCGCGAGCTTCGCCATCCTGACGGCGTCCGGGGCGACCTACATCTTCGGCATCTACTCCAAGACGCTCAAGTCGTCGCTGGGCTACGACCAGCAGACGCTCAACACCATCTCCTTCTTCAAGGACCTGGGCGCCAACCTCGGCGTCTTCTCGGGGCTCATCAACGAGGTCACGCCGCCGTGGGTCGTGCTGGCCATCGGCGCCGCCATGAACCTCGTCGGCTACCTCATGGTCTacctcgccgtcgacggcCGAACCTCCCGCCCGCCCGTGTGGCTCGTCTGCCTCTACATCTTCGTCGGGGCCAACTCGCAGTCCTTCGCCAACACGGGCGCGCTCGTCACCTGCGTCAAGAACTTCCCGGAGAGCCGCGGGATCGTGCTCGGGATCCTGAAAGGATTCGTCGGCCTCAGCGGCGCCGTCTACACGCAGCTCTACCTCGCCTTGTACGGCGACGACGCCAAGTCGCTCATCCTCCTCATCGCCTGGCTCCCCGCGGCCATCTCCGTCGTCTTCGTCCACACCATCCGGATCATGCCgtacccgcgccgccgcggcgggcaGGAGACCAGCGGCGACCCTTTCTTCTGCTTCCTCTACATCTCCATCGCGCTCGCCTGCTACCTGCTCGTCATGATCGTCGTGCAGAAGCAGTTCACCTTCTCCCACGGCGCCTATgccatcgccgcctccgcgctcctcatcgtcctcttcctcccgctCTGCGTCGTCATCAAGCAGGAGTACAAGATCCACCGCGAGCGCGAGCTCGACCGCGCCAACGAGCCCCCGCCGACCATcacggtggccgccgccgcagacgaCCCAGCTTCGCAGGTCCAAATGTCCGGCTCCGACAGCAAAACAgagccgcagcagcaacagATTCAGGGggcgtcgtcttcttcgtcttgTATGGGGTCGTGGGGCGGGTGCGTGAAGAAGATgttccggccgccggcgagaggGGAGGACTACACGATCCTGCAGGCGCTGGTGAGCATCGACATGCTGGTCCTGTTCGTGGCGACCATCTGCGGCGTGGGCGGGACCCTGACGGCCATCGACAACATGGGCCAAATCGGGCAGTCGCTGGGGTACCCATCCAAGAGCATCAACACATTCGTCTCCCTCATCAGCATCTGGAACTACGCCGGCCGCGTGACCTCGGGCTTCGCGTCGGAGATCCTGCTGGAGCGCTACAAGGTGCCCCGCACGCTGATGCTCACGGGGGTCCTCCTGCTGGCCTGCGTCGGCCACGTCCTCATCGCGCTCGGCGTGCCGCACTCGCTCTACGCGGCCTCCGTCGTCATCGGGTTCTGCTTCGGCGCGCAGTGGCCGCTCGTCTTCGCCATCATCTCCGAGGTGTTCGGGCTCAAGTACTACTCCACGCTCTACAACTTCGGCGGCATGGCCAGCCCCGTGGGCTCCTACATCCTCAACGTCCGGGTCGCCGGAAGGATGTACGACGCGGAGGCGGACAGGCAGCCCGGCGGAGGGTTCGCCGCCGGGGGGAGGGACAAGGTGTGCCTGGGCGTGGAGTGCTTCAAGCGGTCGTTCCTCATCATCACGGCGGCCACCGTGTTCGGCGCGCTCGTGTCGCTGGTGCTGGTGTGGAGGACGTGGGCGTTCTACAAGGGGGACATCTACGCCAGGttccgcgacggcggcgaccggaGCCTCCACGACGGCCGACTGCCCGTcgagcagcggcagccggtgccggcggaggaggagtcAACGCCGGTCAAGGCAACAAAAGGGTGA